A single region of the Streptobacillus felis genome encodes:
- a CDS encoding PD-(D/E)XK nuclease family protein yields MALNFEYKGIDFDLTKNLEKDTLYVFSNFNDKFVLENFDKNIFSTNKYITENEFWERVILTNKILLKEEKEVVFFYNTLDKELKKKLQINEYFDCIDIAYRYYSFMKEYIECGIDLNKIEIFEWQHNIIDIYLKINDLMVERANKEEKIPRYLLPIFSYINFEYINSFKKIIFINKFSFNIYEKKILEDISNLYIYLYVNKNDYDEEKNILKNITLPNLKDKNISIVECSDKFTQNLNIIDNLEKFNTIYDMEENKKSKIKNENVFIKQNEIINTLDFSFNQTVSYNIISKIYRAIKNSKSGRYLISDIYRLYSIKEYVSEFEIDNKEFSVLFKESKNNKIYLESDKLESLTLLNKITGYKNKEDFLEIFEKIGNIRSEKEYMFNTSFTFFEALSEVNVLELDFLSNFVTDYLMLFLKYLDKKTLHADLVEKKNRILDVKKLGTEIKENFALINVQGNISIKDRNIFSKLQSISLGLSISDDLVFENLFNIYRNIAVSKNIYISYIKNEDENISEMPFLTELIFTNKLYVDKKEISMSEKTVILDKLLDKSEIRIKDKIEDDLLYKKDKLSEFNSISVTKLLSLIESELDFYLSTNIEESDIYNEEIKAMEVGNIIHSIMENIIKRVGKNICHTKEEELLEYINESIKLVMDEKNNVILDDFKNYFEMMYLSILPETIMNFFEKLKKKLIHENIVEIYTEKEVGFYVNVGDREIKIKGKSDLIIETESKYIIIDFKTGNYNDDKMKKYSKQIKIYSYMDEFKDKESVGYISFIQTFDDLFIARDDVKFKVDGMDVNLNKEFIVEILNSYINNDTFKKGENISKYSSFKEVINNDN; encoded by the coding sequence ATGGCTTTAAATTTTGAATATAAGGGTATAGATTTTGATTTAACTAAAAATTTAGAAAAAGATACTCTATATGTATTTTCAAATTTTAATGATAAATTTGTATTAGAAAACTTTGATAAAAATATTTTTTCTACAAATAAATATATTACAGAAAATGAATTTTGGGAAAGGGTAATACTTACAAATAAAATATTACTTAAAGAAGAAAAAGAAGTTGTTTTTTTCTATAATACTTTAGATAAAGAATTAAAGAAAAAACTTCAAATTAATGAGTATTTTGATTGTATAGATATAGCTTATAGATACTATTCTTTTATGAAAGAATATATTGAATGTGGTATAGATTTAAATAAAATAGAAATATTTGAATGGCAACATAATATAATTGATATATATCTTAAAATAAATGATTTAATGGTTGAAAGAGCAAATAAAGAAGAAAAAATACCTAGATATTTGTTACCTATTTTTTCATATATTAATTTTGAATATATTAATAGTTTCAAAAAAATAATTTTTATTAATAAGTTTTCTTTTAATATCTATGAAAAGAAGATATTAGAAGATATAAGTAACCTATATATATATCTATATGTTAATAAAAATGATTATGATGAAGAAAAAAATATCTTAAAAAATATTACTTTACCAAATTTAAAGGATAAGAATATATCTATAGTTGAATGTAGTGATAAATTTACACAAAACTTAAATATTATTGATAATTTAGAAAAATTTAATACCATATATGATATGGAAGAAAACAAGAAATCTAAAATAAAAAATGAAAATGTATTTATTAAACAAAATGAAATAATAAACACGCTAGATTTTTCATTTAATCAAACTGTGTCATATAATATTATTTCAAAAATATATAGAGCTATTAAGAATTCAAAAAGCGGGAGATATTTAATTAGTGATATATATAGATTATACTCAATTAAAGAATATGTTAGTGAATTTGAAATAGATAATAAAGAGTTCTCTGTTTTATTCAAAGAATCAAAAAATAATAAAATATATTTAGAAAGTGATAAACTTGAAAGTTTAACATTATTAAATAAAATAACAGGATATAAAAATAAAGAAGATTTTTTAGAAATTTTTGAAAAAATTGGTAATATTAGATCTGAAAAAGAATACATGTTTAACACTAGTTTTACTTTTTTTGAAGCATTAAGTGAGGTTAATGTATTAGAATTAGACTTTTTATCAAATTTTGTAACGGATTATTTAATGCTATTTTTAAAATATTTAGATAAAAAAACATTACATGCAGATTTAGTAGAAAAGAAAAATAGAATATTGGATGTTAAAAAGTTAGGAACAGAAATAAAAGAGAATTTTGCTTTAATAAATGTTCAAGGTAATATCTCTATTAAAGATAGAAATATATTTTCTAAATTGCAAAGTATTTCGTTAGGACTTTCAATATCAGATGATTTAGTATTTGAAAATTTATTTAATATATATAGAAATATTGCAGTATCTAAAAATATATATATTAGCTATATTAAAAATGAGGATGAAAATATATCAGAAATGCCATTTTTAACTGAATTAATATTTACAAATAAATTATATGTTGATAAAAAAGAGATATCTATGAGTGAAAAAACAGTTATTTTAGATAAATTACTTGATAAAAGTGAAATTAGAATAAAAGATAAAATAGAGGATGATTTGTTATATAAAAAAGATAAATTATCAGAATTTAATAGTATATCAGTAACTAAGTTATTAAGTTTGATAGAATCAGAATTAGATTTTTATTTATCAACTAATATTGAAGAAAGTGATATATATAATGAAGAAATTAAGGCAATGGAAGTAGGTAATATAATTCATAGTATTATGGAGAATATAATAAAAAGAGTTGGGAAAAATATATGTCATACTAAAGAAGAAGAACTACTTGAATATATAAATGAATCTATAAAATTAGTTATGGATGAAAAAAATAATGTAATTCTTGATGATTTTAAAAACTATTTTGAAATGATGTACTTAAGTATATTACCTGAGACTATAATGAATTTCTTTGAAAAATTGAAAAAGAAATTGATACATGAAAATATAGTTGAAATATATACTGAAAAAGAAGTAGGATTTTATGTAAATGTAGGGGATAGAGAAATCAAAATTAAGGGTAAATCAGATTTAATAATAGAAACAGAATCCAAATATATAATTATAGATTTTAAAACAGGTAATTATAATGATGATAAAATGAAGAAATATTCAAAACAAATTAAAATATATTCATATATGGATGAATTCAAGGATAAGGAGAGTGTTGGATATATTTCATTTATACAAACTTTTGATGATTTATTTATAGCTAGGGATGATGTTAAATTTAAAGTTGATGGTATGGATGTAAATTTAAATAAAGAATTTATTGTAGAAATATTGAATTCATATATTAATAATGACACATTTAAAAAAGGGGAGAATATTTCGAAATATTCTAGTTTTAAGGAGGTAATTAATAATGATAACTAA
- the rplT gene encoding 50S ribosomal protein L20: MPRVKTGIVRRKRHKKVLNEAKGYRGTQKTNYKKANEAVKKAMAYATEHRKLKKRTMRELWIIRINAATRAEGLSYSKFMNGLKKLNIELDRKVLAELALNNAAEFKALVEKVKAM, encoded by the coding sequence ATGCCAAGAGTAAAAACTGGAATAGTAAGAAGAAAAAGACATAAAAAAGTATTAAATGAAGCAAAAGGATATAGAGGGACACAAAAAACTAACTATAAAAAGGCTAATGAAGCTGTTAAAAAAGCTATGGCTTATGCAACAGAACATAGAAAATTAAAGAAAAGAACAATGAGAGAATTATGGATAATTAGAATTAATGCAGCTACTCGTGCTGAAGGATTATCATATTCTAAATTCATGAATGGTTTAAAGAAATTAAACATAGAATTAGACAGAAAAGTTTTAGCAGAACTTGCTTTAAACAATGCTGCAGAATTCAAAGCTTTAGTAGAAAAAGTAAAAGCAATGTAA
- the rpmI gene encoding 50S ribosomal protein L35, protein MPKMKTHKGAKKRIKVTGTGKFVVKHSGKSHILTKKTHKRKKRLGQDQVLNGGAARKASRLLAGQEGR, encoded by the coding sequence ATGCCAAAGATGAAAACACACAAAGGAGCTAAAAAAAGAATTAAAGTTACAGGAACAGGTAAATTCGTAGTTAAACATTCAGGAAAAAGCCACATATTAACTAAAAAGACTCATAAGAGAAAGAAAAGATTAGGACAAGATCAAGTGTTAAATGGTGGAGCAGCTAGAAAAGCATCTAGATTATTAGCAGGACAAGAAGGAAGATAA
- the infC gene encoding translation initiation factor IF-3, which yields MFFIKGTGKTDGTRINDEIRAREVRLISEEGEQLGLMSFHEAYDIAQEKNLDLVEMSSNNGVSVCKIMDYGKYRYEKLKKDKENKKKQKNTVIKEIRVKPHIDTHDMETKINQIDKFLEKENKVKISLRLSGREKLHSETAVKVLDEFANVFEDKAIVEKKYGKEQLQKFVMLSPKK from the coding sequence GTGTTCTTTATTAAAGGAACTGGGAAAACTGATGGAACTAGAATCAATGACGAGATTAGAGCTAGAGAAGTAAGGTTAATATCAGAGGAAGGAGAACAATTAGGATTAATGTCTTTCCATGAAGCTTATGATATTGCTCAAGAAAAAAATCTTGATTTAGTTGAAATGTCATCAAATAATGGTGTGTCAGTATGTAAAATAATGGATTATGGTAAATATCGTTATGAAAAATTAAAGAAAGATAAAGAAAATAAGAAAAAACAAAAAAATACTGTAATTAAAGAGATAAGAGTTAAACCTCATATCGATACACATGATATGGAAACTAAAATTAATCAAATTGATAAATTTTTAGAAAAAGAAAATAAAGTAAAAATCAGTTTAAGATTATCTGGAAGAGAAAAACTTCATTCAGAAACTGCAGTAAAAGTTTTAGATGAATTTGCAAATGTCTTCGAAGATAAAGCTATAGTAGAAAAAAAATATGGAAAAGAGCAATTACAAAAATTTGTTATGCTTTCACCTAAGAAATAG